In Zingiber officinale cultivar Zhangliang chromosome 11B, Zo_v1.1, whole genome shotgun sequence, a single window of DNA contains:
- the LOC122035180 gene encoding 23 kDa jasmonate-induced protein-like — MATNVFGNPVTDDTVRLIFPNITEITARHRAEVALQYMNADAKATNVSRFVHNLKEAYGTGTSTLGMIYNATGGNLSFVLNHTWEGAVWRSPYPQVIQNGQWAGFLHVRGRLMGPSKEAIVYRGVNNDGAGRDWMLAWNTSRMNYQNRVYAEIHTAGGFGSGNWNAIDSKMDSQTNNYSTTALGGFASASIGAGSSPEFVGILSLEGLGSNFMAMATDVSVVSQSLDSKYVDDVDEADDETPAE, encoded by the exons ATGGCGACCAACGTGTTTGGGAATCCAGTGACGGACGACACGGTGAGACTAATTTTTCCGAATATCACTGAAATCACCGCCCGACACAGAGCAGAAGTGGCTTTGCAGTATATGAACGCAGACGCGAAAGCGACGAACGTGAGTCGGTTTGTGCACAACCTGAAGGAGGCTTACGGTACGGGAACCTCGACGCTTGGCATGATTTACAATGCCACCGGAGGTAACCTATCATTCGTTCTCAATCACACTTGGGAAGGTGCTGTCTGGCGATCCCCTTACCCTCAAGTCATTCAAAATGGGCAATGGGCTGGATTTCTTCACGTCCGCGGTAGGCTCATGGGTCCTTCCAAAGAAGCTATTGTGTACAGAGGGGTGAACAACGATGGAGCCGGCCGTGATTGGATGCTGGCTTGGAACACATCCCGCATGAATTATCAGAATCGc GTGTACGCTGAAATCCATACGGCCGGTGGTTTTGGTTCGGGGAACTGGAACGCCATTGATAGTAAGATGGATAGTCAAACGAATAATTACTCTACCACCGCGCTCGGAGGCTTCGCCAGTGCGTCGATTGGCGCAGGCAGTTCACCGGAATTTGTGGGAATCTTGTCCCTGGAAGGTTTGGGATCCAATTTTATGGCGATGGCCACTGATGTTAGCGTCGTCTCGCAGTCGCTTGATTCCAAGTATGTGGATGATGTTGATGAAGCCGATGATGAAACTCCTGCTGAATAA